The following are encoded in a window of Amphibacillus xylanus NBRC 15112 genomic DNA:
- the fusA gene encoding elongation factor G codes for MAREFSLEKTRNIGIMAHIDAGKTTTTERILFYTGKIHKVGETHEGASTMDWMEQEQERGITITSAATTAQWKGHRINIIDTPGHVDFTVEVERSLRVLDGAVTVLDAQSGVEPQTETVWRQATTYGVPRIVFINKMDKTGADFEYAVSTLHERLGANVHPVQYPIGAEDQFEGIIDLIEMKAYYYEDDLGTVTDAREIPAELADKAEELRTNLIEAVAELDEDLMMRYLEGEEVSNEELRQAVRTATLSVEFYPAFCGSAFKNKGVQLLIDGVVDYLPAPTDVPAIQGIVPGTEEEVTRETGDDQPFSALAFKVMTDPFVGKLTFFRVYSGTLKSGSYVQNSTKGKRERIGRILQMHANSREEISEVYSGDIASAVGLKDTSTGDTLCDEKHLVILESMEFPEPVISVAIEPKSKADQDKMSIALGKLAEEDPTFKTETNAETGQTIISGMGELHLDVIVDRLRREFKVDANVGAPQVSYRETFRASAEVEGKFVRQSGGRGQYGHVWIKFEPNEEGKGFEFVNNIVGGVVPREYIPSVEAGIKESMENGVLAGYPLIDVKATLFDGSYHDVDSNETAFRVAASYALRNAKSKCNPVLLEPMMKVEVVIPEEYMGDIMGDITSRRGRVDGMEARGNAQVVSAFVPLAEMFGYATALRSNTQGRGTYTMFFDHYEEVPKSIAEEIISKNAGQ; via the coding sequence ATGGCTAGAGAGTTCTCCTTGGAGAAAACGCGTAATATCGGTATCATGGCTCACATCGATGCTGGTAAAACGACCACAACTGAGCGTATCTTGTTTTACACTGGTAAAATCCATAAAGTTGGTGAAACACACGAAGGTGCATCAACAATGGACTGGATGGAACAAGAGCAAGAGCGTGGAATTACAATTACATCTGCTGCAACAACTGCTCAATGGAAAGGTCATAGAATCAACATCATTGATACACCAGGACACGTGGACTTCACTGTTGAAGTTGAGCGATCATTACGTGTATTAGATGGTGCGGTTACAGTATTAGATGCTCAATCAGGTGTTGAGCCACAAACTGAAACTGTATGGCGTCAAGCAACAACTTACGGTGTACCAAGAATCGTATTCATTAACAAAATGGATAAGACAGGTGCTGACTTTGAGTATGCGGTTAGCACATTACATGAACGCTTAGGCGCAAATGTTCACCCTGTACAATATCCAATTGGTGCTGAAGATCAGTTCGAAGGAATTATCGACCTGATTGAAATGAAAGCATATTACTATGAAGATGACTTAGGTACAGTTACTGATGCTAGAGAAATCCCTGCAGAATTAGCAGATAAAGCAGAAGAACTACGCACAAATCTTATTGAAGCTGTTGCAGAATTAGATGAAGATCTAATGATGCGTTATCTAGAAGGCGAAGAGGTTTCAAACGAAGAACTTCGTCAAGCAGTACGTACAGCTACTTTAAGTGTAGAGTTCTACCCAGCATTCTGTGGTTCAGCATTTAAAAACAAAGGTGTACAGTTATTAATTGACGGAGTTGTTGACTATTTACCAGCTCCAACTGACGTACCAGCAATCCAAGGTATCGTACCTGGAACAGAGGAAGAAGTAACAAGAGAAACGGGTGATGACCAGCCATTCTCAGCATTAGCTTTTAAAGTCATGACTGACCCATTCGTTGGTAAATTAACATTCTTCCGTGTATATTCTGGAACACTTAAATCAGGATCATATGTTCAAAACTCAACAAAAGGTAAGAGAGAAAGAATTGGACGTATCCTACAAATGCACGCAAACTCACGAGAAGAAATTAGTGAAGTATACTCAGGAGATATTGCAAGTGCAGTTGGATTAAAAGATACATCTACTGGGGACACATTATGTGATGAGAAGCATTTAGTTATTCTTGAATCAATGGAATTCCCAGAGCCAGTTATCTCTGTTGCTATCGAGCCTAAATCTAAAGCTGACCAAGACAAGATGTCTATCGCTTTAGGTAAACTTGCTGAAGAAGACCCAACTTTCAAAACTGAAACAAACGCAGAAACTGGTCAAACGATCATTTCTGGTATGGGTGAACTTCACCTTGACGTTATTGTTGATCGTTTGAGACGTGAATTTAAAGTTGATGCTAATGTTGGTGCACCACAAGTTTCATACCGTGAAACATTCCGTGCATCTGCAGAAGTTGAAGGTAAATTCGTTCGTCAATCAGGTGGTCGTGGACAATACGGTCACGTTTGGATCAAATTCGAACCAAACGAAGAAGGAAAAGGATTCGAATTTGTTAATAATATTGTCGGTGGGGTTGTTCCTCGTGAATACATTCCTTCTGTTGAAGCAGGAATTAAAGAATCGATGGAAAACGGTGTTCTTGCTGGATACCCACTTATCGACGTTAAAGCAACACTATTTGATGGTAGCTACCACGATGTTGACTCTAACGAGACAGCGTTTAGAGTTGCTGCATCATACGCATTGAGAAATGCTAAGAGCAAGTGTAACCCAGTTCTACTTGAGCCAATGATGAAAGTAGAAGTTGTAATTCCTGAAGAATACATGGGTGACATCATGGGTGATATTACATCTCGTCGTGGACGCGTTGACGGTATGGAAGCACGTGGAAACGCACAAGTTGTTAGCGCCTTTGTACCACTTGCGGAAATGTTTGGATATGCAACAGCGTTACGTTCAAATACTCAAGGACGTGGAACATATACAATGTTCTTCGATCACTACGAAGAAGTGCCTAAGAGTATTGCAGAAGAAATTATTTCGAAAAACGCTGGTCAGTAA
- the rplV gene encoding 50S ribosomal protein L22, giving the protein MQAKAVAKTVRIAPRKVRLVVDLIRGKNVGEAIAILKHTQRGASAVVEKVLNSAIANAEHNYDMDVNNLYVSEAYVNEGVTLKRFRPRAQGRASQINKRTSHITVVVSEKKEG; this is encoded by the coding sequence ATGCAAGCTAAAGCTGTTGCAAAAACTGTTAGAATTGCTCCTCGCAAAGTTCGATTGGTCGTTGATTTAATTCGAGGTAAAAACGTTGGAGAAGCAATTGCTATTTTAAAACATACACAACGTGGCGCTAGCGCTGTTGTTGAAAAAGTATTAAACTCTGCGATCGCAAATGCGGAGCACAATTATGACATGGACGTTAACAATCTTTATGTGTCAGAAGCTTATGTAAATGAAGGTGTTACACTAAAAAGATTTCGTCCACGTGCACAAGGTCGTGCAAGTCAAATTAATAAAAGAACTAGCCACATCACAGTGGTTGTATCAGAAAAGAAGGAGGGATAA
- the rpsG gene encoding 30S ribosomal protein S7: MPRKGPVAKRDVLPDPLYNSKLVTRLINQIMVDGKRGKAQKILYRAFELVEERSGQPAIEVFEQAMKNVMPVLEVRARRVGGSNYQVPVEVRPDRRQALGLRYIVNYSRLRGEKTMEERLANEILDASKNTGAAVKKREDLHKMAEANKAFAHYRW, encoded by the coding sequence ATGCCACGTAAAGGTCCAGTAGCTAAACGTGATGTCTTACCAGATCCGTTATACAACTCAAAGCTTGTAACTCGCCTTATTAACCAAATTATGGTTGATGGTAAACGAGGAAAAGCTCAAAAAATTCTATATCGCGCGTTTGAATTAGTAGAAGAACGTAGCGGTCAACCAGCTATCGAAGTATTCGAACAAGCAATGAAAAATGTTATGCCTGTATTAGAGGTGCGCGCTCGTCGTGTGGGTGGTTCAAACTATCAAGTACCTGTTGAAGTACGCCCAGATCGTCGTCAAGCATTAGGACTTCGTTACATTGTTAACTACTCTCGCTTACGCGGAGAAAAGACAATGGAAGAACGTCTTGCTAATGAAATTTTAGACGCATCTAAAAACACAGGTGCAGCAGTTAAGAAACGTGAAGATTTACACAAAATGGCGGAAGCAAACAAAGCATTTGCTCACTACCGTTGGTAA
- the rpsQ gene encoding 30S ribosomal protein S17 has translation MTERNNRKVYTGRVFSDKMDKTITVVVETYKFHPLYGKRVKYTKKFKAHDENNQAKIGDIVKIMEVRPLSKTKRFRLVEIIEEAVIV, from the coding sequence ATGACAGAACGTAATAATCGTAAAGTATACACAGGACGTGTTTTCTCAGATAAGATGGATAAAACGATCACTGTAGTTGTTGAAACGTACAAATTCCATCCTCTTTACGGGAAACGTGTTAAATATACAAAGAAATTTAAAGCTCATGATGAGAACAACCAAGCTAAAATCGGAGATATCGTGAAGATTATGGAAGTTCGTCCATTATCAAAAACGAAAAGATTTAGACTTGTAGAAATTATCGAAGAAGCTGTAATTGTTTAA
- the rplD gene encoding 50S ribosomal protein L4, protein MPKLALYNQSGSQVGDIELNDAVFGIEPNTHVLHDAVVMQQASKRQGTHAVKNRSAVSGGGRKPWRQKGTGRARQGSIRSPQWVGGGVVFGPTPRSYAYKLPKKVRRLALRSALSTKVKEESLTVLEGLTIEVPKTKEIIKLLAALNINEKALIVTNQKDEVVAKSASNLQNVKVLHASQINTLDILAYDRMIITKDAAESIGEVLA, encoded by the coding sequence ATGCCTAAATTAGCACTATATAACCAAAGTGGATCGCAAGTAGGCGATATTGAATTAAATGATGCGGTATTCGGCATTGAGCCAAACACTCACGTTTTACATGATGCGGTTGTAATGCAACAAGCTTCAAAACGTCAAGGTACTCATGCTGTTAAAAACCGTTCAGCTGTAAGTGGCGGTGGTCGTAAACCATGGCGTCAAAAAGGAACAGGTCGTGCACGTCAAGGATCAATTCGTTCACCACAATGGGTAGGCGGTGGTGTTGTATTTGGACCGACTCCACGTTCTTACGCATATAAATTACCGAAAAAAGTTCGTCGTTTAGCTCTTAGATCAGCACTTTCTACAAAAGTGAAAGAAGAAAGCTTGACAGTATTAGAAGGGTTAACAATTGAAGTTCCAAAAACTAAAGAGATTATTAAGTTACTAGCAGCACTTAATATAAATGAAAAAGCATTAATTGTGACAAATCAAAAAGACGAAGTTGTAGCGAAAAGCGCAAGCAACCTACAAAACGTTAAAGTTCTACACGCAAGCCAAATCAACACATTGGATATTCTTGCATATGACAGAATGATTATCACAAAAGATGCAGCCGAATCAATAGGGGAGGTGCTTGCATAA
- the rpmC gene encoding 50S ribosomal protein L29, which produces MKANEIRELTTAEIEQKVQSLKEELFNLRFQLATGQLENTAHLREVRKSIARMKTVVRERELSANN; this is translated from the coding sequence ATGAAGGCTAATGAAATTAGAGAACTAACCACTGCCGAAATTGAACAAAAAGTACAATCATTAAAAGAAGAGCTTTTCAACTTGCGTTTTCAGTTAGCAACTGGCCAATTAGAAAACACTGCACACTTACGTGAAGTGCGTAAATCAATTGCTCGGATGAAAACTGTTGTACGCGAGAGAGAGCTTAGCGCTAATAACTAG
- the rpsC gene encoding 30S ribosomal protein S3, which translates to MGQKVNPIGFRVGVIRDWESRWYAGKDYADLLHEDIKIREYIEDKLKDAAVSKIEIERAANRVNVSISTAKPGMVIGRGGSEVEALRTALNNLTGKKVHINIVEIKRPDIDAKLVAENIARQLENRISFRRAQKQVIQRAMRAGAKGIRTQVSGRLNGADMARSESYSEGTVPLHTLRADIDYAHAEADTTFGKLGVKVWIYRGEVLPTKKDN; encoded by the coding sequence GTGGGTCAAAAAGTTAATCCAATAGGTTTCCGTGTTGGCGTTATCCGTGATTGGGAATCAAGATGGTATGCTGGCAAAGATTATGCAGACTTATTGCATGAAGATATTAAGATTCGTGAATATATTGAAGATAAATTAAAAGATGCTGCTGTTTCTAAAATCGAGATTGAACGTGCGGCTAACCGCGTTAACGTTTCAATTTCAACAGCTAAACCAGGGATGGTTATTGGTAGAGGTGGATCAGAAGTAGAAGCACTTCGTACTGCACTAAACAACCTAACTGGTAAAAAAGTACACATCAATATTGTTGAGATCAAGAGACCAGATATTGATGCAAAATTAGTTGCTGAAAATATCGCTCGTCAATTAGAAAACCGCATCTCATTCCGTCGTGCACAAAAACAAGTGATTCAACGTGCGATGAGAGCAGGAGCTAAAGGTATCCGTACACAAGTATCTGGCCGTCTAAATGGTGCAGATATGGCTCGTTCAGAAAGTTATAGTGAAGGAACAGTACCACTACACACACTACGTGCTGATATTGATTATGCACACGCAGAAGCTGACACAACGTTCGGTAAGCTAGGTGTTAAAGTGTGGATTTATCGTGGAGAGGTCCTTCCAACTAAAAAAGATAATTAA
- the tuf gene encoding elongation factor Tu, with the protein MAKEKFDRSKEHVNVGTLGHVDHGKTTLTAAITTVMAKRNGDGTAMGYDQIDGAPEEKERGITISTSHVEYETETRHYAHVDCPGHADYVKNMITGAAQMDGAILVVSAADGPMPQTREHILLSRNVGVPAFVVFLNKADMVDDEELLELVEMEVRDLLSEYDFPGDDVPVITGSALRALEGDPEYEEKIVELMAAVDEYIPTPERDTDKPFMMPVEDVFSITGRGTVATGRVERGQVKVGDEVEIVGLAEAPSKTTVTGVEMFRKLLDYAEAGDNIGALLRGVAREEINRGQVLAKPGTITPHTNFKAEVYVLSKEEGGRHTPFFDNYRPQFYFRTTDVTGIVRLPEGVEMVMPGDNVEMTVELISPVAIEEGTRFSIREGGRTVGSGVVSSIQK; encoded by the coding sequence ATGGCTAAAGAAAAATTTGACCGTTCGAAAGAACACGTTAACGTTGGTACATTAGGCCACGTTGACCACGGTAAAACAACATTAACTGCTGCTATTACTACTGTAATGGCTAAAAGAAATGGTGACGGTACTGCAATGGGTTACGACCAAATTGACGGTGCTCCAGAAGAAAAAGAGCGTGGAATTACAATTTCTACTTCACACGTTGAATATGAAACTGAAACTCGTCACTACGCACACGTAGACTGCCCAGGTCACGCTGACTACGTTAAAAACATGATCACTGGTGCTGCTCAAATGGACGGAGCGATCTTAGTTGTATCTGCAGCTGACGGTCCAATGCCACAAACTCGTGAGCACATCTTACTTTCACGTAACGTAGGTGTTCCTGCTTTCGTAGTATTCTTAAACAAAGCAGACATGGTTGACGACGAAGAATTATTAGAATTAGTAGAAATGGAAGTTCGTGATCTATTATCAGAATACGATTTCCCAGGTGATGACGTTCCAGTTATTACAGGTTCTGCTCTTAGAGCTCTTGAGGGAGACCCAGAGTACGAAGAGAAGATTGTTGAATTAATGGCTGCTGTTGACGAGTATATCCCAACACCAGAACGTGACACTGACAAACCATTCATGATGCCAGTTGAGGACGTATTCTCAATCACTGGTCGTGGTACTGTTGCTACAGGACGTGTTGAGCGTGGACAAGTTAAAGTTGGCGACGAAGTTGAAATCGTTGGTTTAGCTGAAGCTCCATCAAAAACAACTGTAACAGGTGTTGAAATGTTCCGTAAGCTTCTTGATTATGCTGAAGCTGGTGATAACATTGGTGCACTATTACGTGGTGTTGCACGTGAAGAAATCAACCGTGGTCAAGTTCTTGCAAAGCCAGGCACAATTACACCACACACAAACTTCAAAGCTGAAGTTTACGTATTATCAAAAGAAGAAGGTGGACGTCACACTCCATTCTTCGATAACTACCGTCCACAATTCTACTTCCGTACAACGGACGTAACAGGAATTGTTAGACTTCCAGAAGGCGTAGAAATGGTTATGCCTGGAGATAACGTAGAAATGACAGTTGAACTTATTTCACCAGTTGCGATTGAAGAAGGAACACGTTTCTCAATCCGTGAAGGTGGCCGTACAGTAGGTTCAGGCGTTGTATCTTCTATCCAAAAATAA
- the rpsJ gene encoding 30S ribosomal protein S10, giving the protein MAKEKIRIRLKAYDHRILDQSAEKIVNTAKRSGAGVSGPVPLPTEKSIYTVLRAVHKYKDSREQFEMRTHKRLIDILNPTPKTVDALMRLDLPSGVDIEIKL; this is encoded by the coding sequence ATGGCAAAAGAAAAAATCAGAATTCGTTTGAAAGCATATGATCACAGAATTTTAGATCAATCAGCAGAGAAAATTGTCAATACTGCAAAGCGTTCGGGAGCAGGGGTATCAGGACCGGTTCCATTACCGACTGAAAAGTCAATTTACACAGTATTGCGTGCGGTACACAAGTACAAAGACTCTCGTGAGCAATTTGAAATGCGTACACACAAACGTCTAATCGATATTTTAAACCCTACACCAAAAACGGTTGATGCGCTTATGCGTTTAGATTTACCGTCAGGCGTAGATATTGAAATTAAACTATAA
- the rpsS gene encoding 30S ribosomal protein S19, whose amino-acid sequence MGRSLKKGPFVDDHLMKKVEMLNEENKKQVVRTWSRRSTIFPNFVGHTIAVYDGRKHVPVYITEDMVGHKLGEFAPTRLFKGHAGDDKNTKR is encoded by the coding sequence ATGGGTCGTAGTTTAAAAAAGGGACCTTTCGTAGACGATCACTTAATGAAAAAAGTGGAAATGTTAAACGAGGAGAACAAAAAGCAAGTCGTTAGAACATGGTCACGTCGCTCTACAATTTTCCCTAATTTTGTTGGCCATACGATAGCCGTCTATGATGGACGCAAGCATGTGCCAGTATATATTACAGAAGACATGGTAGGACATAAATTAGGAGAATTCGCACCAACACGTCTATTTAAAGGACACGCGGGCGATGATAAGAATACTAAACGTTAA
- the rplC gene encoding 50S ribosomal protein L3: MTKGILGRKVGMTQIFTEQGELIPVTVVQAEPNVVLQKKTMENDGYEAIQVGFADKKEVRANKPAKGHAAKANTNPKRFIREFRNVKLDDYEVGQELSVEVFSAGDVVDVTGVSKGKGFQGSIKRHNQARGPMSHGSRYHRGPGSMGASAEPARVMKGKKLPGRMGGETTTIQNLEIVKVDAERNLLLIKGNVPGPRKSFVKVTSAVKAN, encoded by the coding sequence ATGACGAAAGGAATCTTAGGTCGTAAAGTCGGCATGACACAAATTTTCACTGAACAAGGTGAACTTATTCCAGTAACAGTAGTTCAAGCTGAACCAAACGTAGTTTTACAAAAGAAAACGATGGAAAATGACGGCTATGAAGCGATTCAAGTAGGATTTGCTGACAAGAAAGAAGTTAGAGCAAACAAACCAGCTAAAGGACATGCTGCAAAAGCGAACACTAATCCTAAGCGCTTCATTCGTGAATTCCGTAACGTTAAGTTAGACGACTATGAAGTAGGTCAAGAACTTAGCGTAGAGGTTTTCAGTGCAGGAGATGTAGTTGATGTAACAGGAGTCTCAAAAGGGAAAGGATTCCAAGGTTCAATCAAACGACATAACCAAGCTCGTGGACCAATGAGCCACGGTTCACGTTATCATAGAGGCCCAGGTTCAATGGGTGCATCAGCAGAACCAGCGCGTGTAATGAAAGGTAAGAAATTACCAGGTCGTATGGGTGGCGAGACAACAACAATTCAAAACTTAGAAATTGTTAAAGTTGACGCTGAACGTAACTTATTACTTATTAAAGGTAACGTTCCAGGACCAAGAAAATCATTCGTAAAAGTTACGAGTGCAGTAAAGGCTAACTAA
- the rplX gene encoding 50S ribosomal protein L24, which translates to MHVKKGDKVKVLTGKDKGKEGKILAVYPKKERVLVEGVNIVKKHQKPSQDNPQGGILEQEAPIHVSNVLPIDPKTGEPTRVGYEVRDGKKVRIAKKSGEALD; encoded by the coding sequence ATGCATGTAAAAAAAGGTGATAAAGTTAAAGTATTAACAGGTAAAGATAAAGGTAAAGAGGGCAAAATTCTTGCTGTATATCCTAAAAAAGAACGTGTTCTTGTTGAAGGTGTAAATATCGTTAAGAAACACCAAAAACCTTCTCAAGATAATCCACAAGGTGGAATTCTTGAACAAGAAGCACCAATTCATGTTTCTAATGTATTACCAATTGATCCGAAGACTGGTGAACCAACTCGCGTAGGATATGAAGTTCGTGATGGAAAGAAAGTTCGTATCGCTAAAAAGTCCGGAGAAGCATTAGATTAA
- the rpsL gene encoding 30S ribosomal protein S12 — protein sequence MPTINQLVRKGRVSKTKGSDSPALGKGYNSFKKSLTNTASPQKRGVCTRVGTLTPKKPNSALRKYARVRLTNGIEVTAYIPGIGHNLQEHSVVLIRGGRVKDLPGVRYHIVRGALDTAGVEGRMQGRSKYGAKRPKN from the coding sequence ATGCCAACAATTAACCAACTTGTTCGTAAAGGACGCGTTAGTAAAACAAAAGGTTCTGACTCACCAGCGTTAGGAAAAGGCTATAACAGCTTTAAGAAATCTTTAACTAACACAGCTTCTCCTCAAAAACGAGGTGTATGTACTCGTGTTGGAACATTGACACCTAAGAAACCTAACTCTGCGTTACGTAAATATGCTCGTGTTCGTTTAACAAACGGAATTGAAGTTACTGCATATATCCCTGGAATTGGCCACAACCTACAAGAACACAGTGTTGTACTTATCCGTGGCGGTCGTGTTAAAGACTTACCGGGTGTACGCTACCACATCGTTCGTGGTGCATTAGACACTGCAGGAGTTGAAGGTCGTATGCAAGGTCGTTCTAAATATGGTGCTAAACGCCCTAAAAACTAA
- the rplB gene encoding 50S ribosomal protein L2 produces MAIKKYKATSNGRRNMSGLTFSEITTDKPEKSLLEPIKKQAGRNNQGRITVRHQGGGHKRQYRVIDFKRNKDGIPGRVATIEYDPNRTANIALINYVDGEKRYILAPKGIQVGQEIYSGEDADIKVGNALPLRNIPVGTTIHNIELKPGRGGQLARSAGAEAQILGREEKYVLVRLASGEVRQILGTCRATIGQVGNIENELIRSGKAGRSRWKGIRPTVRGSVMNPVDHPHGGGEGRTPIGRKSPVTPWGKPTLGMKTRKRNKASNKYIVRSRKK; encoded by the coding sequence ATGGCGATTAAAAAGTATAAAGCAACTTCTAATGGTCGACGTAACATGTCAGGTTTAACTTTTAGCGAAATTACAACTGACAAACCAGAGAAGTCGTTATTAGAACCAATTAAAAAGCAAGCAGGTCGTAACAACCAAGGTAGAATTACAGTTCGTCATCAAGGCGGTGGACACAAGCGTCAATACCGTGTGATCGATTTTAAACGTAACAAAGACGGTATACCAGGCCGCGTTGCTACTATAGAATATGATCCGAACCGTACAGCTAACATTGCTTTAATTAACTATGTTGACGGTGAGAAACGTTATATTTTAGCACCAAAAGGTATCCAAGTTGGACAAGAAATTTACTCAGGTGAAGATGCTGATATTAAAGTAGGTAATGCATTACCACTTAGAAATATCCCTGTAGGTACTACAATTCATAATATTGAACTTAAACCAGGTAGAGGCGGACAATTAGCACGTTCTGCTGGGGCTGAAGCGCAAATCTTAGGCCGTGAAGAAAAATATGTTCTTGTACGTCTTGCTTCAGGCGAAGTTCGTCAAATTTTAGGTACTTGCCGTGCGACAATCGGTCAAGTTGGAAATATTGAAAATGAATTGATCCGTTCAGGTAAAGCAGGTCGCTCACGTTGGAAAGGTATCCGCCCAACTGTTCGTGGTTCTGTTATGAACCCAGTTGATCACCCGCACGGTGGTGGTGAAGGTCGTACACCGATCGGACGTAAATCACCTGTTACGCCATGGGGTAAACCGACACTTGGCATGAAGACGCGTAAGCGTAATAAAGCATCAAATAAATATATTGTACGTTCACGTAAAAAATAA
- the rplW gene encoding 50S ribosomal protein L23, whose amino-acid sequence MKNSRDIIKRPVITEHTADLMADKKYTFEVSKNANKTEIKAAVEEIFGVKVVKVNTANIKGKLKRMGRHSGYRSDRKKAIVQLSEDSKELDFFESID is encoded by the coding sequence ATGAAAAACTCTCGTGATATTATTAAGCGCCCTGTTATTACTGAGCATACAGCTGACCTTATGGCGGATAAGAAATATACTTTCGAAGTAAGCAAGAACGCTAATAAGACTGAAATCAAAGCAGCTGTTGAAGAGATTTTTGGTGTGAAAGTTGTAAAAGTTAATACAGCTAACATTAAAGGTAAGCTTAAGCGAATGGGTCGTCACAGTGGTTATAGATCTGATCGCAAGAAAGCTATTGTGCAATTGTCAGAAGACAGTAAAGAACTTGATTTCTTTGAAAGCATTGATTAA
- the rplP gene encoding 50S ribosomal protein L16, with the protein MLMPKRVKYRRQHRAHLSGKAKGGTEVAFGDFGIKAVEPAWITSRQIEAARIAMTRYMKRGGKVWIKIFPDKPYTKKPLEVRMGSGKGAPEGWVAVVKPGKVLFEVGGVSEEIAREALRLAAHKLPIKTKFVKREEIGGEINEG; encoded by the coding sequence ATGTTAATGCCTAAACGTGTTAAGTATCGTAGACAACATCGTGCACATTTAAGTGGTAAAGCAAAAGGTGGAACAGAAGTAGCATTCGGAGATTTCGGAATTAAAGCTGTTGAACCTGCATGGATTACAAGCCGTCAAATCGAGGCTGCCCGTATCGCAATGACTCGTTATATGAAACGTGGTGGAAAGGTTTGGATTAAGATTTTCCCAGATAAACCTTATACAAAGAAACCATTAGAAGTGCGAATGGGATCTGGTAAAGGTGCTCCTGAAGGATGGGTAGCAGTAGTAAAACCAGGTAAAGTATTATTTGAAGTTGGGGGCGTTTCAGAAGAAATCGCTAGAGAAGCTCTTCGTTTAGCTGCTCACAAACTCCCAATCAAAACGAAATTTGTAAAACGCGAAGAAATTGGTGGTGAAATCAATGAAGGCTAA
- the rplN gene encoding 50S ribosomal protein L14: protein MIQQETYLKVADNSGAREVQTIKVLGGTGRKTANIGDVIVCSVKQATPGGVVKKGEVVRAVIVRTKTGVRRKDGSYIRFDENAAVIIREDKSPRGTRIFGPVARELRDAKFMKIISLAPEVL, encoded by the coding sequence ATGATTCAACAAGAAACTTATTTAAAAGTTGCAGATAACTCAGGTGCGCGTGAAGTTCAAACAATTAAAGTATTGGGCGGAACAGGCCGTAAAACTGCTAACATTGGTGATGTAATCGTATGTTCAGTGAAACAAGCAACACCTGGTGGCGTTGTCAAAAAAGGTGAAGTTGTGAGAGCTGTAATCGTACGTACGAAGACAGGAGTCCGTCGTAAAGATGGTTCATATATCCGTTTTGACGAAAATGCAGCGGTAATTATCCGTGAAGATAAAAGCCCTAGAGGGACACGTATCTTTGGTCCAGTAGCACGTGAACTACGTGATGCTAAATTTATGAAGATTATTTCATTAGCACCAGAGGTATTATAA
- a CDS encoding ribosomal L7Ae/L30e/S12e/Gadd45 family protein, translating into MSYDKVTQAKDRLIIGLKQAEKAMKSGKAREIVLAADIDSHIKVRLVNLAEELNIPYEMVDSKKRLGKACGIEVGTAVVAIRQ; encoded by the coding sequence ATGTCTTATGATAAAGTAACACAGGCTAAAGATCGTTTGATTATTGGATTGAAACAAGCAGAAAAAGCAATGAAATCTGGTAAAGCTAGAGAAATTGTTTTAGCTGCAGATATCGACTCACATATAAAGGTTAGATTAGTTAACCTTGCAGAAGAGTTAAACATACCGTATGAGATGGTTGACTCTAAGAAACGACTTGGTAAAGCGTGTGGAATAGAAGTAGGAACAGCGGTAGTAGCAATAAGGCAGTAA